The Caulifigura coniformis genome includes a region encoding these proteins:
- the lpxA gene encoding acyl-ACP--UDP-N-acetylglucosamine O-acyltransferase, which yields MATSISRLSEVHPSAEIGENVQIGPFCVVGPKVVVGDDCILDSHVALVGRTTIGRGNRFWPNSVIGGEPQDKSYVEGETQVVIGDNNQFREGVTVHRGAEKEDGITRIGDRNLLMANAHVAHNCRLYDDTIIVNGVLLGGHVHVHDRAVISGNSVIHHFGSVGTCAMIGGGSRVTIDVAPYMLAFGSDQVTMLNINVVGMQRAGVSAESIAVIKQAHRLLFRQKKALKEVREHFSAQLAGQLPPELVHLLDFIARQAEGKMGRQREAFRNAPTTAKAA from the coding sequence ATGGCGACCTCCATCTCACGCCTGTCTGAAGTGCATCCTTCCGCCGAGATCGGCGAGAACGTCCAGATCGGGCCGTTCTGCGTCGTCGGACCGAAAGTGGTCGTCGGGGACGACTGCATCCTCGACAGTCACGTCGCCCTTGTCGGCCGCACGACGATCGGCCGGGGCAACCGGTTCTGGCCCAACAGCGTGATCGGCGGCGAGCCGCAGGATAAGTCGTATGTCGAAGGGGAGACGCAGGTCGTCATCGGCGACAACAACCAGTTCCGGGAAGGGGTGACGGTCCACCGCGGCGCTGAAAAAGAAGATGGCATCACCCGCATCGGCGACAGAAATCTGCTGATGGCGAATGCCCATGTCGCCCACAACTGTCGCCTCTACGACGACACGATCATCGTCAACGGCGTCCTCCTGGGCGGGCATGTCCATGTCCATGATCGAGCCGTGATCTCTGGCAACTCCGTCATTCACCACTTCGGATCTGTCGGAACGTGCGCCATGATTGGCGGCGGTTCACGGGTGACGATCGACGTCGCCCCGTACATGCTGGCCTTCGGCAGCGACCAGGTCACCATGCTGAATATCAACGTCGTCGGAATGCAGCGGGCCGGCGTCTCAGCCGAGTCGATTGCCGTCATCAAGCAGGCACATCGACTTCTCTTCCGTCAGAAGAAGGCCCTGAAAGAGGTCCGCGAACACTTTTCAGCGCAGCTCGCCGGCCAGCTTCCGCCCGAGCTGGTGCATCTCCTCGACTTCATCGCGCGGCAGGCCGAGGGCAAGATGGGGCGTCAGCGCGAAGCGTTCCGCAATGCGCCGACGACCGCGAAAGCTGCGTGA
- the lpxC gene encoding UDP-3-O-acyl-N-acetylglucosamine deacetylase yields MTLDRQRSIATTAEVSGFGLFGGIDCRLVFHPAEEGSGIAFRRVDLPHSRPVPATAEFVARVPRRTALSDGHSTIETVEHVMAALAGLCIDNCLVELDAPEAPIGDGSALPFVEALLVAGIVEQSAEVEAFRPASPFSVEGNGGQTIEANGDPEYRVRYSLDYGPGSPIPKQSACVAVRPETFLREIAGARTFVLASEIEGLRAMGYGRRATTENLLVFHDGGIEDNSLRWPDECARHKLLDAIGDLALCGGRLTGHFHATRSGHHLNHEMARRLTTFPNSSRQTLRRAA; encoded by the coding sequence ATGACACTGGACCGCCAGCGTTCGATTGCGACGACCGCCGAGGTCTCAGGATTCGGGCTTTTCGGCGGCATCGACTGCCGCCTGGTGTTTCACCCGGCAGAGGAAGGCTCTGGAATCGCCTTCCGCCGCGTCGACCTTCCTCATTCGAGGCCCGTCCCGGCGACAGCGGAATTTGTCGCCCGCGTGCCGCGACGCACGGCCCTCTCCGACGGCCATTCCACAATTGAAACGGTCGAGCACGTCATGGCCGCCCTGGCCGGACTGTGCATCGACAACTGCCTCGTCGAACTCGATGCGCCCGAGGCGCCGATTGGCGACGGCTCGGCCCTGCCGTTTGTCGAAGCGCTGCTCGTGGCGGGAATCGTCGAACAGTCGGCCGAAGTGGAAGCGTTTCGGCCTGCCTCCCCGTTCTCCGTTGAAGGAAACGGCGGCCAGACCATCGAAGCGAATGGGGATCCAGAATACCGGGTCCGGTATTCCCTCGATTACGGGCCCGGCTCCCCCATTCCGAAGCAATCGGCGTGCGTCGCTGTCCGTCCGGAAACGTTTCTCCGAGAGATCGCCGGAGCGCGGACTTTTGTACTCGCCTCGGAGATTGAAGGGCTGCGGGCGATGGGATATGGCCGTCGCGCGACCACGGAGAACCTGCTCGTCTTTCACGACGGCGGAATCGAAGACAATTCCCTGCGCTGGCCCGATGAGTGCGCCCGCCACAAGCTGCTCGACGCCATTGGCGACCTGGCATTGTGCGGCGGGCGGCTGACAGGCCACTTTCACGCGACCCGTTCGGGCCATCACCTCAATCACGAGATGGCCCGAAGGCTGACGACCTTTCCGAACAGTTCCAGGCAGACTCTCCGCCGGGCGGCATGA
- the leuC gene encoding 3-isopropylmalate dehydratase large subunit, translated as MSASTKNLFDKVWDLHSVGTLPSGQTQLIIGLHLIHEVTSPQAFDMLRERNLKVKFPSRTVATVDHIIPTDNQLRPFQDSLAEEMMSAIEKNCREFGVTLLDLKDNRQGIVHIVGPEQGLTQPGMTIACGDSHTSTHGAFGSIAFGIGTSQVAYVLATQTLAMNKPKVRRIEVNGQLGKGVYAKDVVLHIIRKLGVKGGIGHAYEFAGDVFDRMTMEERMTVCNMSIEGGARCGYVNPDQTTVDYIKGRPFAPKGADFDKAAAWWLSLASPKGARYDDVVKYDAKDIEPTVTWGINPGQSVGIGESIPQVATFDAEDQAGAQEALDFMELKAGQSLDGLKIDVAFIGSCTNGRISDLREAARIVQGKHVKPGIKALVVPGSQQVREQAMQEGLDKIFESAGFEWRGAGCSMCLAMNPDKLKGREICASSSNRNFKGRQGSPTGRTLLMSPAMVAAAAVSGCVTDVRQLA; from the coding sequence ATGTCCGCTTCGACCAAGAACCTGTTTGATAAAGTCTGGGACCTGCATTCCGTCGGCACGCTCCCCTCCGGGCAGACGCAGCTCATCATCGGCCTGCACCTCATTCACGAGGTCACCAGCCCCCAGGCGTTCGACATGCTCCGCGAACGCAACCTCAAGGTGAAATTCCCGAGCCGCACCGTGGCCACGGTCGACCACATCATCCCCACCGACAACCAGCTCCGTCCGTTCCAGGACTCGCTGGCCGAGGAAATGATGTCGGCCATCGAAAAGAACTGCCGTGAATTCGGCGTCACCCTCCTCGACCTCAAGGACAATCGCCAGGGAATCGTCCACATCGTCGGCCCCGAACAGGGCCTCACACAGCCCGGCATGACCATCGCCTGCGGTGACAGCCACACCAGCACCCACGGCGCCTTCGGGTCGATCGCCTTCGGAATCGGAACCTCCCAGGTGGCCTATGTCCTCGCCACGCAGACCCTGGCGATGAACAAGCCGAAAGTCCGGCGGATCGAGGTGAACGGCCAGTTGGGCAAAGGCGTCTACGCCAAGGACGTCGTCCTGCACATCATCCGCAAGCTGGGCGTCAAAGGCGGCATCGGCCACGCTTACGAGTTCGCCGGCGACGTCTTTGACCGGATGACGATGGAGGAGCGGATGACCGTCTGCAACATGAGCATCGAAGGCGGCGCCCGTTGCGGTTACGTCAATCCGGACCAGACGACCGTCGACTACATCAAGGGCCGGCCGTTTGCTCCCAAGGGGGCCGACTTCGATAAAGCCGCTGCCTGGTGGCTGAGTCTCGCGTCACCGAAGGGGGCCCGGTACGACGACGTCGTGAAGTACGACGCCAAAGACATCGAGCCGACCGTCACCTGGGGCATCAATCCCGGGCAGTCGGTGGGGATCGGGGAGTCAATTCCTCAGGTCGCGACGTTCGACGCTGAAGACCAGGCCGGCGCTCAGGAAGCCCTCGACTTCATGGAGCTCAAGGCCGGCCAGTCGCTGGATGGCCTCAAGATCGACGTCGCATTCATCGGCTCGTGCACGAACGGCCGGATCTCCGATCTCCGCGAAGCCGCCCGAATCGTCCAGGGCAAGCATGTGAAGCCGGGCATCAAGGCGCTGGTCGTCCCCGGTTCGCAGCAGGTTCGCGAACAGGCGATGCAGGAAGGCCTCGACAAGATCTTCGAATCGGCTGGATTCGAGTGGCGCGGCGCCGGGTGCTCGATGTGCCTCGCCATGAACCCCGACAAGCTCAAGGGCCGGGAGATCTGCGCCTCGTCATCGAACCGGAACTTCAAGGGCCGTCAGGGCTCGCCGACCGGACGGACGCTACTCATGTCGCCGGCCATGGTCGCCGCCGCCGCCGTGAGCGGCTGCGTCACCGACGTCCGCCAGCTGGCCTGA
- a CDS encoding Gfo/Idh/MocA family protein: MERLKLAVIGVGALGRHHARILSSNPAVELVAVADPNETQGKAVADACHCEWTPDYRTLLGRVDAASIVVPTGMHADVAASFLRRSTPVLVEKPLAANTEEGRMLVRLASEHRVPIQVGHIERFNPAFEALDRLVSKPRYLRAERFSPYAFRSMDISAVHDLMIHDIELCLQLAGSAVSNVEAMGATIAGGLEDGVQARITFDSGCVADLSALRVCPFFRRSMIAWTNSGCVHADLHERKVTCYRPGPRAENGELPFELAQQPGVDIAGLKESMFTDFIAIEHPEIPTGVDALTAELADFLQAVRTGESPRVDGRRGLAALDVADRILEAVRNQARPALRLAPMSAAA, from the coding sequence ATGGAACGACTGAAACTGGCTGTCATCGGCGTGGGCGCTCTGGGCCGGCATCACGCACGAATTCTTTCCAGCAATCCGGCTGTCGAACTGGTTGCTGTCGCCGATCCGAACGAAACGCAGGGCAAGGCGGTTGCGGACGCCTGCCATTGCGAATGGACGCCCGATTATCGCACGTTGCTCGGACGCGTCGACGCCGCGTCGATCGTGGTGCCAACCGGCATGCACGCAGACGTCGCCGCGAGTTTCCTGCGCCGCAGCACGCCCGTGCTCGTTGAAAAGCCGCTGGCCGCCAATACCGAAGAGGGCCGGATGCTGGTCCGCCTGGCGAGCGAACATCGCGTGCCGATCCAGGTCGGGCATATCGAACGCTTCAATCCGGCGTTCGAGGCGCTGGACCGGCTCGTCTCGAAGCCCCGCTATCTGCGGGCCGAACGTTTCAGTCCGTATGCCTTTCGCTCGATGGATATCAGCGCGGTCCACGACCTGATGATCCACGACATTGAGTTGTGCCTGCAGTTGGCGGGCAGTGCGGTGTCCAACGTCGAGGCGATGGGGGCGACGATTGCCGGCGGCCTGGAAGATGGCGTCCAGGCACGCATCACGTTTGACAGCGGCTGCGTTGCCGATCTCTCCGCCCTGCGGGTGTGCCCCTTCTTCCGGCGTTCCATGATCGCCTGGACGAATTCGGGCTGCGTTCACGCCGACCTCCACGAGCGCAAGGTCACCTGCTATCGCCCTGGCCCGCGCGCTGAAAATGGCGAGCTTCCCTTTGAACTGGCGCAGCAGCCGGGCGTCGACATCGCCGGCCTGAAGGAAAGCATGTTCACCGACTTCATCGCCATCGAACATCCGGAGATTCCAACGGGTGTCGATGCGCTGACGGCCGAGCTGGCCGATTTCCTGCAGGCCGTCCGGACGGGTGAATCGCCGCGGGTGGATGGTCGCCGCGGGCTGGCGGCGCTTGATGTGGCCGATCGCATTCTGGAGGCCGTGCGAAATCAGGCGCGTCCCGCGCTGCGGCTCGCCCCGATGTCGGCGGCGGCGTGA
- a CDS encoding molybdenum cofactor biosynthesis protein MoaE → MSRCETRIDLTREVIDFSELTEWVRSTQAGAVVLFLGTVREMTGGLRTIALDYEAYPEMARAKMQEIADEAARRWPAIRIALAHRFGRLELGDVSVAVAVSTPHRGDSFEAGRFLIDTLKQVVPIWKQENWADGTKEWVDPGA, encoded by the coding sequence GTGAGCCGTTGTGAAACACGGATCGATCTGACCCGCGAGGTCATCGATTTCAGTGAACTGACGGAGTGGGTTCGCTCAACCCAGGCCGGGGCGGTGGTCCTGTTTCTCGGGACCGTTCGCGAGATGACGGGCGGGCTTCGCACCATTGCTCTCGATTACGAAGCGTATCCGGAGATGGCCCGGGCCAAGATGCAGGAGATCGCCGACGAGGCGGCGCGCCGCTGGCCCGCGATCCGCATTGCCCTGGCTCACCGATTCGGCCGGCTGGAGCTTGGGGACGTCAGCGTGGCCGTCGCCGTCAGCACCCCACACCGGGGGGACTCGTTCGAGGCCGGCCGGTTTCTCATCGACACCCTGAAGCAGGTCGTCCCGATCTGGAAGCAGGAAAACTGGGCCGACGGCACGAAGGAGTGGGTCGACCCAGGCGCGTGA
- a CDS encoding OmpH family outer membrane protein, which translates to MKKLIICSAAALMAAGLFLSARDSLGQGTAAPKSAAHQVGLIDMAHVFKNYEKFKTSTAALQEQIKAADEQAKKQIDAMKAIQERMTQLQQGSPDYSKMEAELIAATTKLETFKKTSQLTFLRAEADIYKTVYLEVQNAVQQYAGVYKYTLIMRFNRNPVEDAENPQAIIQSMNRQVVYYRGEDDLTDPILNYLNDKYAKTSGAAKPRTATAPAGGPATR; encoded by the coding sequence GTGAAGAAGCTCATTATCTGCTCCGCCGCCGCACTGATGGCGGCCGGATTGTTCCTCTCAGCCCGGGACTCGCTCGGGCAGGGCACTGCGGCGCCGAAGTCGGCCGCACACCAGGTCGGCCTGATCGACATGGCTCATGTCTTCAAGAACTATGAGAAGTTCAAGACCTCGACGGCCGCGCTGCAGGAGCAGATCAAGGCGGCTGACGAGCAGGCGAAGAAGCAGATCGACGCGATGAAGGCCATCCAGGAGCGGATGACCCAGCTGCAGCAGGGAAGCCCGGACTACAGCAAGATGGAAGCCGAGCTGATCGCGGCGACCACGAAGCTCGAGACCTTCAAGAAGACCTCGCAGCTGACGTTCCTGCGTGCCGAGGCGGACATCTACAAGACCGTGTACCTGGAAGTCCAGAACGCGGTTCAGCAGTACGCCGGCGTTTACAAGTACACGCTCATCATGCGGTTCAACCGCAATCCGGTGGAAGACGCCGAGAATCCCCAGGCGATCATCCAGAGCATGAACCGCCAGGTGGTTTACTATCGCGGTGAAGACGACCTCACCGACCCGATCCTGAACTACCTGAACGACAAGTACGCGAAGACCTCGGGCGCTGCCAAGCCGCGCACCGCGACCGCGCCTGCCGGCGGACCCGCGACCCGCTGA
- a CDS encoding S1C family serine protease, translated as MERDIGTDDAMHGLRTLGISLGSAVLASLFTVWLTGRGQDIGNLAMGDVPAAPVRRAPAQGAAPVDGELQSQLPSLPALGFAASSPDEAVNIAVYERCNKSVVNISTVTVVANSLLFGVVPGEGNGSGSILDKQGHILTNNHVINDAREIQVTLFNEEIYTAELVGADPINDIAVLRIKAPAEQLFPMTLGDSDELKVGLRVFALGNPFGLFRTMSEGIISSLNRSLAVHDNWEIKSIIQIDANINPGNSGGPLLDAQGRLIGMNTAIASKVQQSAGIGFAIPVNLVKRVVPELLKHGRVIRGDIGITHVTVTDNGLRIARLSPGGPAEQAGLRPPQAVRSRFGIRPQIDRSTADVITAIDGTKVTNASEFLSVIESKKPGDVVELSVLREGRVIRVRVRLGSDEPVSTKR; from the coding sequence ACGACGCAATGCACGGCCTGCGGACGCTGGGAATCAGCTTGGGATCTGCCGTCCTGGCGAGCCTCTTCACGGTCTGGCTGACGGGCCGCGGGCAGGATATCGGCAACCTCGCCATGGGCGATGTGCCTGCAGCGCCGGTCCGCCGCGCGCCGGCACAGGGGGCTGCGCCAGTCGACGGTGAACTCCAATCCCAGCTTCCGTCTCTGCCGGCTCTCGGCTTTGCCGCCTCTTCTCCCGATGAGGCCGTCAACATCGCCGTGTATGAACGCTGCAACAAGAGTGTCGTGAACATCTCAACGGTGACGGTCGTCGCGAACAGTCTTCTGTTCGGCGTCGTCCCGGGCGAAGGGAATGGATCGGGGTCCATTCTCGATAAGCAGGGCCACATCCTGACCAACAACCACGTCATCAACGACGCCCGCGAGATTCAGGTCACGCTGTTTAACGAGGAAATCTACACGGCGGAACTCGTCGGGGCCGATCCGATCAACGACATCGCTGTCCTCCGGATCAAGGCGCCCGCGGAACAGCTCTTTCCCATGACGCTCGGCGACTCCGACGAACTCAAGGTCGGCCTCCGCGTGTTCGCTCTCGGGAATCCTTTCGGCCTGTTCCGGACCATGAGCGAAGGCATCATCTCCAGCCTGAATCGCTCGCTGGCCGTTCACGACAACTGGGAAATCAAATCAATCATCCAGATTGACGCGAACATCAACCCGGGTAATTCGGGCGGTCCGCTGCTCGATGCCCAGGGACGCCTGATCGGCATGAACACGGCCATCGCCAGCAAGGTGCAGCAAAGCGCCGGCATCGGCTTCGCCATCCCCGTGAACCTCGTGAAACGGGTCGTCCCCGAACTGCTGAAGCATGGACGCGTGATCCGCGGCGATATCGGCATCACGCATGTCACCGTCACCGACAACGGCCTGCGGATCGCGAGGCTGTCACCTGGAGGCCCGGCGGAGCAGGCCGGTCTCCGCCCCCCTCAGGCAGTGCGCTCGCGGTTCGGAATCCGACCGCAGATCGACCGCAGCACGGCCGATGTCATCACGGCGATCGATGGCACGAAGGTGACCAACGCGTCCGAGTTCCTGTCCGTCATCGAGAGCAAGAAGCCCGGCGATGTCGTCGAGCTGTCGGTGCTGCGTGAAGGTCGCGTGATTCGCGTCCGCGTCCGGCTCGGAAGTGACGAGCCGGTGTCGACAAAACGCTGA
- a CDS encoding DUF58 domain-containing protein, giving the protein MSTTQQFTTLLPNDVLARVERMRLAPVKRLTNRQRGEHLSDKGGTSVDFADYRDYVAGDDLRHIDWNIFSRLNQPYLKLYAHEEDMHCVLILDGSTSMMFEGKFELARQIAAALGVMGLMNVERVSVYACSASQKEPVFLPPSGGRASLKRFFSFLEGLTGGGDCTVEAAVEAALRRHRGRGIAVVLSDFLTFGDVVRPFNQLNAAGLEIYGIQILAPIEIHPELNGDLRIVDSENEQTLDISSAGELLGLYHEHRIALEHHLTAECRKRNGRFHSVSSADSIKTVLFDGLLRRGWVR; this is encoded by the coding sequence GTGTCGACGACTCAGCAGTTCACGACGCTCCTGCCGAACGACGTCCTGGCCCGCGTCGAGCGGATGCGGCTGGCTCCGGTCAAACGGCTCACGAACCGGCAGCGCGGTGAACACCTTTCGGATAAGGGGGGAACCAGTGTCGACTTCGCCGACTACCGCGACTACGTGGCGGGCGACGACCTCCGGCATATCGACTGGAACATCTTCTCCCGGCTCAATCAGCCCTACCTGAAACTGTATGCCCACGAAGAGGACATGCACTGCGTGCTGATCCTCGACGGGTCGACGTCGATGATGTTCGAAGGCAAGTTCGAACTGGCCCGTCAGATCGCTGCCGCGCTGGGCGTGATGGGCCTGATGAATGTGGAACGTGTTTCCGTCTATGCCTGCTCCGCCAGCCAGAAAGAACCGGTCTTTCTTCCTCCTTCCGGAGGCCGGGCAAGTCTCAAGCGATTCTTTTCATTCCTGGAAGGGTTGACCGGGGGCGGCGACTGCACCGTGGAAGCGGCCGTCGAAGCGGCTCTCCGCCGTCATCGCGGACGCGGGATCGCCGTCGTACTGTCCGACTTCCTGACATTCGGGGACGTCGTTCGCCCGTTCAACCAGCTGAATGCCGCCGGGCTGGAGATCTATGGAATTCAGATTCTCGCGCCGATCGAGATTCATCCCGAACTGAACGGCGACCTCCGAATCGTCGACTCCGAGAACGAGCAGACGCTTGATATCTCTTCCGCGGGAGAACTGCTCGGGCTGTATCACGAGCATCGAATCGCCCTCGAACACCACCTCACGGCGGAGTGCCGGAAACGGAACGGGCGTTTTCATTCCGTCAGTTCGGCGGACTCGATCAAGACTGTTTTATTCGATGGTCTTCTTCGCAGGGGCTGGGTGCGGTGA
- a CDS encoding Rieske (2Fe-2S) protein — MAERIPLCQASDVPPGTGKECVADDRIIAVFNIDGRYHAIDGICPHAGGPLANGCVTGTVVTCPWHGWQFDVTTGKHQLTPRIQQKTFEVVEDGGMLYLAQNG; from the coding sequence ATGGCTGAACGCATTCCCCTTTGCCAGGCGTCCGACGTTCCCCCCGGGACTGGAAAAGAGTGCGTCGCCGATGACCGGATCATCGCCGTCTTCAACATTGATGGGCGATACCACGCCATCGACGGCATCTGCCCGCATGCCGGCGGGCCGCTCGCGAACGGCTGCGTGACGGGAACCGTCGTCACCTGTCCCTGGCACGGCTGGCAGTTCGACGTGACCACGGGGAAACATCAGCTCACACCGCGGATTCAGCAGAAGACTTTTGAGGTCGTCGAAGACGGTGGCATGCTTTACCTCGCTCAGAATGGCTGA
- a CDS encoding SPFH domain-containing protein: MNAEQSTLSGKAYHEPSVVTQGFLEMLLVVGVSIIFPPILLFGFFVVNPREEIVVLRFGKYVTTLKEQGIRWIHPVGRTLHRISTRDTTLDIPSETVVEKNGNPIQISAVVLYRVLDTVKASLHVENYRQFLNDQAGAVIKRVSSLFPYESADDSVSCLKKESDVVTKAFISELQEAVDPAGIEVLMVRLNDLTYAPEIAQAMLMRQQALALIDARKTIVEGAVQIVRDAVTQLTDAGFDLDETDRDQLISNLLVVLCSGERAQPVLAVQSNNGRHKAA; this comes from the coding sequence ATGAACGCCGAACAGTCGACGCTCAGCGGTAAGGCTTATCACGAGCCCTCGGTCGTCACCCAGGGATTCCTGGAGATGCTTCTGGTTGTCGGCGTGAGCATTATCTTTCCGCCGATCCTGCTGTTCGGGTTCTTCGTCGTGAACCCTCGTGAGGAAATCGTCGTCCTGCGTTTCGGCAAGTATGTCACCACGCTCAAGGAGCAGGGAATCCGCTGGATTCATCCCGTGGGGCGGACTCTGCATCGAATCTCGACCCGTGACACGACGCTCGACATCCCATCGGAAACGGTCGTCGAAAAGAACGGCAACCCGATCCAGATCAGCGCGGTGGTGCTGTACCGCGTGCTGGATACGGTCAAGGCATCACTGCACGTGGAAAACTACCGGCAGTTCCTGAACGACCAGGCGGGGGCGGTGATCAAGCGCGTCAGCTCGCTGTTCCCGTACGAATCGGCCGACGACAGCGTTTCGTGCCTGAAGAAAGAAAGCGACGTGGTGACGAAGGCGTTCATCAGTGAACTCCAGGAAGCGGTCGACCCAGCGGGGATTGAAGTGCTGATGGTGCGGTTGAACGACCTGACCTACGCTCCCGAAATTGCGCAGGCGATGCTGATGAGACAGCAGGCGCTCGCCCTGATCGACGCCCGGAAGACGATCGTCGAGGGAGCCGTGCAGATCGTTCGTGATGCAGTGACGCAGCTGACCGACGCGGGATTCGACCTCGATGAGACGGACCGCGACCAGTTGATTTCCAACCTGCTGGTGGTGTTGTGCAGCGGAGAACGGGCCCAGCCGGTCCTGGCGGTGCAGTCGAACAACGGACGGCACAAGGCCGCCTGA